CTTTAAGCATTCCACGTTCAACGCGTCCGGTAACAACTGTTCCTCGCCCCTTTATAGAGAAGACATCTTCAACAGGCATTAAGAAAGGTTTATCTGTTTCTCGAACTGGATCTGGAATATATTCATCAACTGTATCCATTAATTTCATGATCTGCGCTTCAGCATCTTTATCTCCTTCAAGTGCTTTAAGAGCTGAAACTCTAACTATTGGAGTATCTTTTGGATATTGATATTTCTCAAGCAAGCTTCTGATATCATCTTCAACCAATTGTACAAGCTCTTCATCTTGAACCATATCAATTTTGTTAAGTGCTACAACAAGTGCTGGAACGTTGACTTGTCTTGCAAGGATTACGTGTTCTCTTGTTTGTGGCATTGCTCCATCTGGTGCTGAGACAACCAAGATTGCTCCGTCCATTTGAGCTGCACCTGTAATCATGTTCTTAATATAATCTGCATGTCCTGGAGCATCGATATGAGCATAATGTCTTTTCTTTGTTTCGTATTCGACGTGCGTAATGTTAATGGTGACGCCTCTTGCTTTTTCTTCAGGAGAAGAATCGATTTGGTCATAAGCCATAGCTTTTGATGTGTTTCCTGGTTGCTTTGATAAAACTGTAGCAATTGCTGAAGTTAAAGTTGTTTTTCCGTGATCAACGTGGCCAATAGTACCAATGTTGACATGTGGTTTGCTGCGATCAAAATGTTGTTTTACATCTCCTGCCATATTTATTTATTCTTGTATATTACCCTAATTCTAGGGAAAAGTAAATCCCGACATTTGCCGAGATAACTGTAGGTATTATATGAGGCTAGTTTAAGCCTGTCAACAGGCAATTAATCAACTTAATTTTCTTGGTGAAACCCAGTTATTAACAAACCCTCTGCCTTTTGTAGTCAAACGATATTCTTTAGCAGAAGGAATACCGGAAAGTATAACTCCACTATCCTTACCTGAAGGAACTAATAATCCATCTCTCAATAAATACATTAATAATATATCCAATCCTCCAACAACCCAAACAAATTCATCATTTGGACTTTCAGCAAAAAGTGTAAGTATTCTTTTCTCTAGGTCGCCATATCTATTATTAATTACCGAAAGATTAGCTTTATATCGAAGCATAGATTTCCTATCAATTTCATGTTTTTTATCATATCTATCATGACAATTTGGACAAAGAGCAATCAAATTTTCAAATCTATGCTCTTTCACTTTAAACCATGGATCTATATGAGCTATTTCTACGGGAGTTCTCTGACAAGTAGGAATCGCACATCTGTGACCAGCTTCAACTAGAACTTCACGTTCTAATTCCTTAGGAATTGAAGATCTTTTCATTTATTTTATGCTTTAGCTTTTCCACGTTAGAAATCTTCTTCAGAAAGACCTATAAATGAAGTTTTAACTGGTACGGCTGCCGTACCTCCGCCAAGATAAAAACCACTACCACCCTGATTCGCAAACCTCACCTTAATCATGGGATTACCTGGTTGTTTTTTTGAATCTTTACGATCCACAACCAAGACAACATAATTCATTGTCAATTGATCAACACTTCTTGGAACAATAGTAACTTCTTCGCCAATTTTGCGACTATCCAATCTAAATCCGACTCCTCTTCTAGAAATATTTTCCATATTTAGTTTATAGCTTTTCCGCTCTTCGCAACTATCTGTGCAGTAATATTTGCAGGAACTTCCTCGTAGTGAGAAGGCTCGATATAAGCTGAAGCTCTTCCTTGAGAAATTGATCTCAACTGTGTCGCATATCCGCTAAGTTCCATCAAAGGAGCTGTTCCATTAATTACAGTCATCATTCCTTTTTCTTCAGTTCCGCTAATTTGTCCACGTTTACTTGAAAGGCTTCCAATAATATCTCCCATAAACTCAGCTGGAGTTGAAACTTCAACTTTTACAATTGGTTCAAGAAGAATCATATCAGCCTTACGGCACGCAGCTTCAACTGCCATGCTTCCAGCAATCTTAAAAGCCATTTCTGAAGAGTCAACATCATGATAACTTCCGTCATAAACTGTAACTTTTATATCTACTAGTGGAAATCCTGCCAAAATTCCGTTTTCAAGCTTCTCTTTAACTCCTTTTTCAATTGGAGCAATAAACTCAGCTGGAATTGCTCCTCCTTTAATTGCATTAACAAACTC
The Patescibacteria group bacterium genome window above contains:
- the tuf gene encoding elongation factor Tu codes for the protein MAGDVKQHFDRSKPHVNIGTIGHVDHGKTTLTSAIATVLSKQPGNTSKAMAYDQIDSSPEEKARGVTINITHVEYETKKRHYAHIDAPGHADYIKNMITGAAQMDGAILVVSAPDGAMPQTREHVILARQVNVPALVVALNKIDMVQDEELVQLVEDDIRSLLEKYQYPKDTPIVRVSALKALEGDKDAEAQIMKLMDTVDEYIPDPVRETDKPFLMPVEDVFSIKGRGTVVTGRVERGMLKVNEEVEIVGIKATAKSVVTGIEMFRKTLDEAQAGDNTGLLLRGIEKDDIERGQVLAKPGSITPHTEFDAEVYILSKEEGGRHTPFFTGYKPQFYIRTADVTGEVTLNEGVEMIVPGDNAKMKVKLIVPVAMEEGLRFAIREGSKTVGAGVITKIIA
- a CDS encoding HNH endonuclease signature motif containing protein — translated: MKRSSIPKELEREVLVEAGHRCAIPTCQRTPVEIAHIDPWFKVKEHRFENLIALCPNCHDRYDKKHEIDRKSMLRYKANLSVINNRYGDLEKRILTLFAESPNDEFVWVVGGLDILLMYLLRDGLLVPSGKDSGVILSGIPSAKEYRLTTKGRGFVNNWVSPRKLS